Proteins co-encoded in one uncultured Draconibacterium sp. genomic window:
- a CDS encoding nucleoside hydrolase, whose protein sequence is MKQIRNTIIIHDGATDELMSILFAASMPNVAIKGIMVLNADCQGYVTAKVCSKLLDLISIKDVPVAVSGVRGWNPFPWTYRQYSLMVDLFPIVNQYQENVVVPEPQMNFPLEAMVDKVYRENNNEPVTLLCLSPVTDIANAIKKDQGFTAKISEIVWMGGVYITEETPAGNIDTGIAPGANPNAEWNVYWDPEATQAVLSSGIQLKMFPLNVTNNVILSGEIIRKHFLPNSNQFPALDLAAQMYALVAFQYGFSFWDTAATAFMGDPDLYSFKRAFVKVDTSPDPEKQGTMTVEFIPETSTLESSIQIATTINVDAFYNYYVQQLKELNFK, encoded by the coding sequence ATGAAACAAATCAGAAACACAATTATTATTCACGATGGTGCCACTGACGAATTGATGTCGATTTTATTTGCGGCCTCCATGCCCAATGTGGCCATAAAAGGAATCATGGTTCTTAATGCCGATTGCCAGGGCTACGTAACGGCAAAAGTGTGTAGTAAACTTCTCGACCTGATCAGTATCAAAGATGTTCCGGTTGCTGTATCTGGAGTTCGGGGCTGGAACCCGTTTCCATGGACGTATCGCCAATATTCTTTAATGGTCGATCTTTTCCCAATTGTCAATCAATATCAGGAGAATGTTGTGGTTCCGGAACCTCAAATGAATTTTCCGCTGGAGGCTATGGTCGATAAGGTTTACCGCGAGAATAACAATGAACCGGTAACTTTGCTTTGCCTCTCTCCTGTAACTGATATTGCCAATGCTATAAAGAAAGATCAGGGCTTTACAGCTAAAATATCCGAGATTGTTTGGATGGGTGGTGTTTATATTACTGAAGAAACCCCGGCCGGGAATATTGACACCGGAATCGCTCCGGGTGCTAATCCGAATGCAGAATGGAACGTCTACTGGGATCCGGAAGCAACCCAAGCTGTTTTAAGCTCCGGCATTCAACTTAAAATGTTTCCGCTTAACGTAACCAACAACGTTATCTTATCTGGCGAAATTATCCGAAAGCATTTTTTGCCAAATAGCAACCAATTTCCAGCTTTAGACCTGGCGGCGCAAATGTACGCATTGGTAGCCTTCCAGTATGGATTCAGTTTCTGGGACACAGCAGCCACCGCATTTATGGGTGATCCAGATCTCTATTCTTTTAAAAGAGCGTTTGTCAAAGTTGATACATCTCCCGATCCGGAGAAACAAGGCACCATGACTGTTGAATTTATCCCAGAAACATCAACATTGGAATCGTCGATCCAAATTGCAACCACCATTAACGTAGATGCATTTTATAATTACTATGTCCAGCAGCTAAAAGAACTAAATTTTAAATGA